AAAGATTCAGTTGCGGCACATTTAGGTCAGTTGCATCTTGCGTGTAGGATCCTCCCAATGGCTAGAATCTATGCTTGATAGTTGGCAGTGGTGACAGGGGCCCAACAAATCTGCCCCAAGATCCTGCCCAATTCCACTTCCTTGTTCAACTTGGACCCTGGTTCCGGTGCTGACTTCAAATTCCCAGCACCAGCAGGTACCTCGAGCAGCAAACACAGAATCCAGAACCCATCCCAGGAACCCTCCTCAAAAAGCTGTGCTGCTGTCCTGTCTGAATACCTACTGTACTTAAGAAAAGGAGCATCCTTTCTAGATGAACCGGTGTCATCCTGCTTGACAGCTCCCTCCTTTTCCATGGTTAAAGCAGCAAGTAAGGCTATGCATTCCCTCACAGCTAGAACATTTGTGCCTGAACCtgcacgcccccccccccccaaatttccAGTTTATCTCAATAAATGCCCAGAAGAGCCCTCCCTTCCTCAGGGCTGGTGAACTTGGACCAAAAGTAAAATTGTACCCTCCAAAAAGGGCTGCCCCCTTACTTTCCCAGCAGCATCAGCATCAACCAGAGGCTAATATTCTTATGATCCCAGCAGATGGATGCTTCCTCTAGTGAAACTTCTCATCACATCTCAGCCGGTCCAAGCCCCCCATACACCCTATGCATCTCACTAATCATATCTAAATAACAAAAAGCACTAGGTAGGGGTCCGGGGTCCTTTAGCCAATCACTCTGGCCAGGATTGCAAAGACTTGTAGCCAATTAACGAAGTTCTGTGGAATCATCCACACCCGCAgctcctcctctctctcctcccaGTGTTGGCCTGGCCTTCCAACTGCAGCCTGACTCACTGTCACTCGCCGCTCCCTGTTATTCTCTCCACTGGGTTGCAGTCCCCACTGGGGAAACCCAGTTTGCCTTCAACTGCCAGGCCCTCTACCAACAATTTCAGTCCATTCCATATCAACCCATTCCCAGATTGTCCCACCCCCAATAGATACCTCCCCGCCTTCATAACTGATATAACATTCAAACCCCAATGTTCTCTCTCCATTGGCCCAGGGCCCTCTGATGAATCCCCTTGCCCTCCACAAAATCCAAACTGCCTTTACCAAAAACAGTACTCACCGGGGCCCTCAGGATCAGCTGACCCCAAAGCCCCCCCATGCTGCTGTCTAGCTGTCCTCAATGCTTTCCTAGGGCTCCTTGGACTACAGCTCCCTTTCTTCAGGTGGCTCGCCAAGTACTGCCGGGAAAGTAGGGATTCCTCCTATGGCTCTGCCTCATCGCCACAGCAACATGCTTGGTGGGGAGGCCTGGAGGGATCCTGATCAGGACTTCTCATGCACCTCCGAGCTCTTGGGGACAATGATGGGCTGAGGTGCTTTGGCAGGTGTACCCCTGAGGTTGTAAGCCCTCAATTATAGCTGCCTTTGGGGGGAGGGAACTCACCCGGGACTAAAGCTGCCACACTTGCCCACAGCCAGTCTGTTCTCTTGATTCCCACCAGCTCCCGCGGCTTCGCCATCAAGTCGATGTGTCTTGACTCCTTCGACACAAGATAGAAGCCCCTTGCACTTCTGCAAGTTGTTTGGAACTGTTGTCTGAACATACTAGGATCACGGAGGGCTTGACAAAAAATCAAGTAACGTGATATGACTGAAATCGATTTGGTTGCCACCATACTTTTCCAAATGCTGGAAAAGTTGGACAGTCTTGTTCCCATCTCTGACCTCTGGATGGATGCGCCTCCTGATGGCTTTACTTAGGCCCTTTGTGGTCTAATCACCTCTATTTTTGAGGTCCTGCATAAAGGATCTTTCATGGTGCCACAGGGCAGGATGCTGGACTCTCCATCCCACTAGCTCAGTTGCCACAGATGTGCGCGGGggacagagtctaagcagctgcccggtctttaccaaagcctctagaggtgaggatgttatgctgagggcaactgccaggttgcagcccttgtGCACTTAGAGGCAGagactgctgacaaacaggacTCAGCAGGAGAAGTCAAAGATCAAAGCCAAAGTTGGTACACAGGCAATCAGTAGCTGAAGGCACAGGCAGGAATCGCACGAAACCTGGAACAGAGCTTAAGGTAACGTTtaagcaacttcctgttgccagtcactaaCTTTTATAGGAAGGGTCAGGTGATGGGAGCAATGTCACCTATTTGCATCTttccctaccaccagagggagtgctggagacgagaggtaggtggtgttcacatctcaaTCAGCAGGGGGAGTGCGtttgtggaacactctagtcctctgaggtaagatagcagctgactgggagtcacatgatctggGCCAAGGAGAAAGTGAGCCAAGGAGATGATCCATGAACAGAattggtgcaggcagcaggggagcgcaaggtgggtgacactaaaggACGTAAAGATCCCTTGGTcatgtggggatctgtgacaggaCCTTTAGGTTCCCTTCATTAAAGGTTAATGGAATGTCTTGACAGAATTTTCATTCCAAAATCCTGCTTCTCAAAAAGGTTTGTGGGAGGGCTGGATGGAACAAGGAGGTGCTGATGCCTATGAAATCAAAATGAAATGGtatgaaacaaaaacacaaaatggatGAACCTAGCACACCTTCTTGCTATGTTCTAGACAGGAAAGAGGTTAGTAGAAAGAGGTGCATCTAACTTGTATTGCCTCAGCTCACTTTTTAATGAACAGTTAAAATGAGAAACCCTTTCACTTTCCTCAGTCATGTGCAGGACAGATCGGTTTATCTCAATGACTCCTCTTTAGCCtctgaagtttatttttttccaaaatgacaaCTCCATATACCTGAGCCTTTACACGGTGATGTTGCTGAGATGTTGACACAACTTCTGCAAGGACTGTATTGTGACTGATCTGGATACACAGGAGGGGtctggagtttatttattcctgtcCGGATTTTTGCCTTAGCCTGGGTGCAACATAGATTCCATCCAGGACCTTCCCAACAATACAATGGAACACCCATTCACACAAAaatgagccctaagaagggccaagttGCAGAgtctaagggcctgatttataaaagctctccaaggccggtgaggaactagcccagccccctctggcaacactaccctttttcttaaccccttaaaagctctgggctaggccccagcacccggtcatgtaggcactgcgcctaattcttacggctacgtgcctctctaaCTCTTGAATGTTCTACTTTTACCTGTACAGGTAATCTATCTCTTAAAGAAGAATGTCCTTTGTCATGAAAggtgtaaatcatttttataacagCAAAGGACCATGTGAAGATACTGTAGGCAACAGTTAgacaagtattattatttttaataaacaggattcattaagcgctaacatattacacagtgctgtacattaaataggggttgcaaatgacaaacgaatacagacagtgacacaggaggcgaggaccctgccctgaagagcttacaatctaggaggtagggcaAATCTCATacagtaggaggggagatgtgtagtgatgggaagtagtgagggtttcaatagacagaataagatgggtggacaagtttgaaaaaatgggtttgagtgcccttttaaatgagcagaagtagGAGCGTGCCAAATAGGGCGaagaagactattccagagagtggagacagctctagaaaagtcttggagccgtgcatatGATctggttatgaatgaggaagtcgttagtaggtcattaaaggagcaaagagagcggctaagggtgtatttttttaccaggtcagattgataaatgggacaagaactgtataACAAGTCCTATATCAACATAACCACAGCACGGCCCAGCGGCCCAACCAGGAGAGATCTGAgtacaggcatatatacagggaaggagggagttGTTATTCACTcaatcttgtgttctgtgtgaaggataaaAGCGGGGAGAggcgtggattgtgacagggacagtttagacgctttctgtatatctgtatatatacagatattgcagttttgatgctacctgttcttTTGTACCAAAGAAGcaagtttgctacagaaaaatttctgtcctactctaaaaaagatacagatctttcagtgtttgacacctcttgctatttaccaaagaagccaatctggtacagaaaaaattcagtcctactttaaaaaaaaaaatacagatattctagtctgatacctcttgctatttgccAAACTACGTCTAAAGAGggtggtgccagccagacttgtTTTTCACGGCAATTTGGggactccagtgaccccttcagctcccctagctcccagtaccttcagcccactctacgtGAGTTCTgccaaggcatcaggctatgggcccaaccaactaaagagtcatcaaactaaaTTCACGTTTAgacaaactattggccttgcagctactgccatacagcattgtggactctgcttcCTTCTGTGACCTGTTGGCCTgtgcggtggaatataccaagcaggcattacttctccagcagctgttcccagtttacatgtaaatgtaatggaaaacctctcctgggcattggcattctcagtgtctagccaaatccacgtcaccatggacagctggacaactaggcacggagtgggacgctacctgtccttcacagCTCACTGgttggccttgcatagctcagtgggcggtagtctgcaagaggcattacagcacctggtacccccgctgaggggtgtggtgggaaagcatgggccaccccagtctaCTCaacgtcaacccctctctttttttaTACTCCTCCCGAAGGGCCAGCAGCAGAGGGCACTGTGGTTAGGGgggcacgccactatggctcccttAAGCACACGCTTGGCCAGGCgctgctgaaactggtgtccttgggggtgTAAAGTCAGATTGCCAGAGAACTcgtgtccgctttgcacagagaggttgaggcttggctgatgccttACCGGCCCAGAACAGGCATCATAGTGTGAGCCAAGGGTGCCAACCTTGTGGttcatgtcatccaggtcatgatgccagctagcaattattattattattaaacaaaatttatatagcgtaaacaaattatgcagctatttaaataaataggggtgcatacattaaatagagtgtgttctcctgctgttttgacggcagagactattactagtgggttgagttcacgcCTTCTCAATGagctaatgtttatgctgccttctggacgctgtccatcatgcaaataTACTATTTGCCTGCtctcactttgcctgccattttctggaaaaccaaaaacaggaaaacagagcGAAAGGACTGGGGTTTTTAGTTGCTATACTTCAAAATATGATTAATATAAATACTTATGTTCCATATAAAAAGGTAGTACAATATTATACAGtgttaataacaaaaacacaaaaaaaggccAGGTTCACTATACACAGGCTACCTGACAGGATATTATTTTTGGGAATGATAACTGTCCTAATTCCGCGTTTCGCCCCCccgggcttcttcagggaatatgTAGAGACCTTTCAAATGACTGTATAACAAAGCAAAGTAGAATTTCAATGTTTAAGCGATCACATATAAtgtacaaaattagaaaatatatattatagtaaaacAATGCATTCACAATTAGCAATGCTTTACGTATATAATGAATATTCATAGTAATAAATGCTTACGACAACTTagaaagtacaaaacaaaacCTAGGGTATGTACATGTCAGTCTAGTAGGCAGGTGATACAAGCAACCAACCATAGTTTTATTAAAGAATCAAAGAGACTTACAATATGGTGATTTATTAGTGGTGTTCAGGCATTCCTTAAGATATGAATTAGTTTTAAAGTTATTCTAAAAGATAATGAGGTTTAAATATTGCCGGTATTGAATTCAAGATAATCTTGTTCAATTAAACATCAATGAGAAATATAAGATGTAAAGGTGATAGCTAATAATGGTCAGAGTGAATATTTGGCTTTACTTAAGAGTAAATGAATAGAGGTGGATTCAAATTATAACATATGTATCGgatataatattgttatttgtgtgaTATGAATGTTGGTTaatgggcttttttttaatattctgacaCAATAATGTGGGGGGTATTactaaagctattttttaaatcattttttacacacacatatatatatatatatatatatatatatatatatatatatatatatatatatacactcacacATATCTACACACTCACACATAtgcatacatattattattattattaataataataataataataataataataaacagggtttatatagcgccaacatattatgcagtgctgtacattaaatagggattgcaaatgacagactaatacagacagtgatacaggaggagaggaccctgccccgaagagcttacaatcaagtaggCATACATATACATGCGTGCATATACACACGTGAGAGAGCATGACTTACCAAGTGGCTGCAAGGTATACTAAGGCTGTCAGATCAGAGTAGTGGTGagtggaaaaccacaaggtcttttggaacttttgtaattgtcccttgttgccacttttctcctacacatacctagcaaatttggtggttctaatatgtataggggctttgctattaatgtcgactcattgactttaatggaattcacaaaatcggttcgtggaaattttgcggacccagcAGAAGTTTGAGGACATTTTCGCAAGATGGTGAGAGGCcgtctcgctcatccctaccaacTGCTCTTAAACCACCATAAAATTCCAGACTGCAATTTACAATGGTACATAGGGACAATTATTTTAGGTTCTGCAGGAATGTCCTTTGGTCTGGTAATTCTAAAATCGAACTGTTTGGCCATAATGACCATCGTCAttagcaaaatattaaataacattaaacaattaaagaacattaacatacactattttatatttacatgataAAGTTTTAGCCCAAGTTGccatgaaaacaaaatcatatgtaCAAACTCAGCACACTTCCCCCTATCGTCTTGAGaagaaaaagggttaaaaaatgagGTGGATGTAATTTTCAATGACGCAGCTTACTTCCTGGTGAACAGTacaacattttcactttcacCAATACAGAACAGATCGGTTGATCCCAGTGACTCCTCTGTAGTCTATCATACCGTAACAGAATTTTAATTCCTCCTGCAGAATGGCAGCTGATGGTCTAAGAGAAGAGTTGAACTGCTCCATATGCCTGAGCCTTTACAAGGAGCCCATGTATCTGAGATGTGGACACAACTTCTGCCAGGACTGTATTGTGATTGTGCTGGATACACAGAAGGGGTCTGGAGTTTATTCTTGTCCAGAGTGCAGAGAGGAGTATAAAGAGCGTCCCCCACTGGGGAGGAACAGGAAGCTGTGTAACATTGTGGATAATTTCAGGTCAGCTCACCAGGAGGATGCGGAGGTCTTCTGTACTTACTGTGATTCTTCTGTACCGGCTACTAAAACATGTCTGACCTGTGAGGCCTCATTTTGCAGTAAACACCTgaaaaaacacagcaaatcagCGGATCACATTTTAACAGAGCCCACCACATCATTTGAGGAGAGAAAATGTTCAATACATAAAGAAATCCTAAAATATTACTGCGTTATGGACAATACCTGTATCTGTATGTCCTGTTGGGTGGCTGGAGACCACAAAGGACACCAGGTGGAACTTCTGAACCAGGCCTCTGAGAAAATGATAGAGAAACTAAGAGAGTCTGCAAATAAGCTGAACTCTGAGATACAGGAGACTGAGAAAAGaatccagaatttaaaaaatcacaggacagaggagaaagagaaaacaTTTGTTGTCACCAAGAGAGTCTCTGATCTGTTTGGAGACATCAGGAAACAGCTGGATGACACAGAGAAGAGATTCCTGGCTGAGATCTCCAGGCAGGAGGAAGAAGTCTCACAGTCTGTATCAAATTTAATCCAGAAGCTGGAGGAACAGAAGGACGAGCTGTCCAGGAAGATAAATCAGATGGAGAAACTGTGTAACACCCAAGATCcaataactgtattaaaaaaacaactaacagAGATGACATTAGTCCTGAGATAGGCAAACCCATCAATGCTGTACATGATGTTGGATGTCTGGATGAAGGAATTATCTCACAGATGCTCCACAATGGTCTTCTCCACTTTACAGACAGTCTGATAGATCTGAAGAGGAAGAGACAATTCTCAGAGATGGAAAATTCTGACATTTTACTGGATATAAATACTGctgataacaatattattatatcagaGGATCTTAAGACAGCCACGTATAGTGACACCTGTCAGAACAGGCCGGAGGGTCCAGAAAGGTTTAAATCCTGGCAAGTACTAAGTACAAACAGCTTCACATCCGGAAGACATTACTGGGAGGTGGATGTGAGTGGGGCAGAGAAATGGCTGACAGGGGTGGCCGCTCACAGCATAGAGAGGAAGATAAATGGAAATGAATCTTGGATCGGTTATAATGACAAATCATGGAGTCTTCATGTAATAGAAACCTTTGGTACCatgcataataatatatttaaaagactaAATTCGGATTCTCCAGTGAAATCAGTTGGATTATATTTGGATTATGAGGCCGGCCGTTTGTCGTTCTATCAGCTCTGTGACCCCATCAGACACCTCCACACCTTTACTGCCACCTTCACAGAGCCCCTGCATGCTGCTTTCTATCTGTTCAAGAAATGTTCcatcaaaattaaaaagtaaagagCAACATCTGAAATCTATACTTTAGCTTCAACTTTTAatgggatgtatttttttttctgcacttccaTCATCTTCCATTACAGATTCTGTGATGGTCACTGTCTTTAGAGAAAGTTGCTGTTCAGCTAATGACCAATTACCAACTTCTGGTCTGGGTGATATTAATCAGCCGGTTCCACAATAGTCAAAATGTCAGCAGTCTGTtattcctgaattttttttaaattgaaataaatcaataaaaaatctgCCTATCCTTATTCTCGATATCCTGGCTTCAGAGAAAGTGACTGTATAAAATCACCCAGACCAGAAGTCACCTATTGGTAACAGGCTGAACAGAAAGGTTTCCCAAAGACTGGCACAGTTAATgtttcctaaaaaagaaaaaaaaaacagcttaaggtttaatattttttatataacatgttGACGTTCCAAGTTTAATGTACAGTCATTGCACATGGTATTGTTGCTAAAATTATAGGGGAGGGGTGGAGGGGGTGCTGAAGGCTTTAGTCTAGTTTTGTCTGCCTCAAAAACACAATAAGGTGCTACATAAAACATAATCAATCAGGGCCACTAAGCAACAATCTCATCTCTTTATATGTCTGTGAGGATACAAATACTCATAAAAATGACTATCATTTCTGATTTtctattttaccattatatattattataactcaagatttaggaataataaaaaatactttataacagatttatataacaaaaaatataatgataatgtataattttttccATACTTATATGATAAATGATTATTGAATTTTGGTAACTGTgtccacaattattttatttgttttgctacTTTTGAGAATAAATAAATTTTAACGTTTTTAATAGcttgtaataaaatttttttttttactgacatatccacttcattttttttaatggtcatCCTActccataataaatattttgggtgcaaaaaagtttattatgCAGTGAATAGgactttcaataaataattattgtccATATCACATTTATTGTGCTGGGTTTTTCTTCATAGACCCAATAATAGAATAAACCAAAGTCTCTTGCTTCTAATAAGCGTAGTTCACAATAATGTGTTGATAAGAGAATGGAATTTGAATGCAGGGCCTTCCAGGATCCAGTTTGCAAAGGACCGAGACAGAATttaagatcctgatgtcctaggcagaatcggacttcagatttagaTTCAGCGCGCTTGATTTgttataggacacatggattagaccaagttgtagtcaatattttttttttgcgataCAGTGTAATTAAAAATTATCCCATATATAGCTGGattgtgtatgtaaaatacataaaggcaaataaatattgttcacactaataaagtaataaaacacaacataattTATTGTAGAAACATCAATTAAAAGATGAAAGATAACCTAATTTCCTATTTGACTCAACCAAAGAGGGACATACATTATTGATGAAAAACATTTACTCCTAAGGAAATGTCAGCTTGCGATGAGCATGAGAGGTGGGGGAAAATGGACATACATCATGGTGGCAACTATTAGATACAAAACCCCTTACTTTCTGTCCTTTCCAAATGAAAGAATTAGGGGAAATGGTTCCAGCAGGATgcacacataaaaaataacatattaggGAGTTTGTAGACTTATTTTATCCATGCCttagaaaacatttctttttatatacagtacattttataatacatttacccCCTGTTactgtttttatctgttttagattattttttttaagtgaccacagtatataatataaaattaaagtcTTGGAAGTTGGTAAAATAATTGCTGTAACTTGGTACCATATCACCAAGATCATATCAAGTAATGATCTAAAGAAGTTGGTCTTTATTGTCCTGGATTATTTAAATCACCTGGATTCTTAATGATACCAATTGTCCACCCAATCCAGGTGTGATGGGGTCATTGCATTTCCTGGACTGTATACAGGGCAACCTGGCACAGCTATCACCTCCCAGCAGGAGACTAAACATTGCATTGTGATCCCCACATtcctgtttgttgttttttgtagaaAAGTTAAAGTATTATACCATTCTGAGAAGTTAAGTTTCTGAGAACTTTTTAAGTTGCGTACACACAGGCAAtgattatcattggaaacgaacgactaatgaccgttccttcaataatcattaacaaaaaaggtgcacaaggatgccaatgaacgaggattgtcgctggacaTGTACgactgtcccggcagatctgattgcatgatgatcattcgctatctattgtgtgtacggtcgttcagtgatcgtggatgtttctgcagtacacattctcctttacatgtctcttcctgcatccttcaaagGATCGTATCTGTGCACATttggtggaatatttttgaacgatcgtatcaatACAACatgaacagaattgtgcacaatacgattgttcaaatataattgtgcataatcttTAGtcttcgttttctaacaacaattattgcacgtgtgtacctagctataCTTTTGAACTTCATCAGTAAgctatatttttatctattttaagcTACCACATACATGAACCATAGAATCAATTTTTATAAAACCcatgttgtatatttttaatattcaaatttGATTTAATGTCAAATTGAACCTAAATATTGATCATTTGATTCTTTGGAAAGCTCAGGAAAGAACTTCATAGAGGGGGGTTAAAGAGCTGATATTTGCAGTTAAACAATTTGTAGGATTCTATACAGGGAGTTCCATTTCCTGTACAGAAGATACAACAAAATATGAATGGAAATCACTCCATAGTTAAGGAATTTGCCCTCTAACAATGTGACCAGGATCAACTAGAGAGGGTTATTTACCCCAGTGGGGGACATAGACAACAGAATCCACTTAGTTGGGTTCCGACTACTCTATCCAACAATAAAGCCaattttttcctttatgtaaactataatattattttagtcaACCTGCAATtcccaaaaatgttatataagcCTAAATTTCTCATACAGAAAGACCGTCCCCAATTTCTGATATCCAAAGGTTCTTAGTCCCTAATGTAAAGCCCAATTACCATTATAAATGTAACTTTATCTCCACCATAAGAATTCACCAGATGGACCCAACCTGGATTGGACCAGTGGTGTCATTAGGAATCAATGTGATGTAAATATTCCAGGAAAATACAGACCAGCTGGTTGTAAAATTTCTTTACATTACAGATATGTAATCTCTTAACAGTTTTTACCTAAACAGTAACAGAGGGGCAGTTTAGCGTGCTATCTATCAACAGTTTCTGTTGATTCAGGTTCtgtttatgtatatagtttatatcaatgttttcaatcagggtttctccacgggttgttaagggttccttgagcaatttgtgactctccgACCAGTTTacctgactccaatgatctttgtggctatgtataagggtggcattcttcccaataatcACCAAgctactgtactgtgagctgtgaatatggCCATTGttaaaggggttccctgaacatcTGAAAGTCCCCATGTTTGGAAACTtgacaaacaaaagtttttatagAAGTAGTCCTGCTTTTTGAACTGGACACTCTTGATATAGCAACATGTTTTCCTTTGTCTACCTTTGATGACTTCGTCTCCTAGATCGTACAGGTAGGTGGTCTTTGTTATGGTAGACACATCTGTACTCCTTCTGTTGAATCCATCTCGGTTCTATCAATGCATTTTGCATGTAATCTTTGAAAATTATATGGTTTTGTAAAATTATTCAGGAACTGTATACTTGTACAATAATACATATTGGTTGTTTTCTCTAAATTTGCTTCTAGAATGTGggtaattttcatgttttttcatatACAACATTGAACAAATTTGAGCATGATCCATTCTTTCTTTATATGGAAgacttaaaaatacaaatataagacAGTTGTTTCTTAACCCCCTaacagtaatcctgagtgtgacttggggtggatttgccatgcaaaaagcggtaatcccgagtcacacatGGGGTCGcttaagacaataaaaaaaacctactttGTTCCATTGTCGTCCTCTGGCTTCCTGCTGGTtcctgcagctcctctggacacatCTTCTCTCTTCATTTTTCGCCTCGTGTGTGCAGAgtcgatctctggggtttccgtCGCTGCATGCAGGTGGGAGGAGCGGCGgaaatggattcaatacaaaataactgtattgagtctaatacaaaaaattctttatataacattatatatatatatatatatatatatatatatatatatatatataaatacagactACTGTagagttatattacatgtttcacttttttatttatttttttaacagatttttgtgttttttatttaacgtttaatattaaatgtattaaatatttgacatatttcagtgagcTATACTTAagagttataggcctacaatgtaaaataaatttccatgcaaaaaaagtaacgctttttgcgtggatatacggacagaattagaatgctagggggtgaTAACTTCCTTAAATTTCTAAACTTACACTTGTAGATGGCGGTCTCATTCCCCTGTAACCACTCTGGTGAACCGATTCAGTTTGGAATGAGAAAAAGGAGATGGATATATTGAATCATTGGATTAAACTGTGAGTCTTTATCACAAGGAGAAGGCTTGGACTGATTGGAGTGATTCTTTTCATTTACTCATTGAAGATATTAAAGTTGAAAACTTTTTATGGGTTCCCTTAGGTTTGCAGAGCGCCCTACACTAGTGAAGAACAGAAAGCTGCGTGACATTGTGGAGTGTTTTCAATCTTCTTATCAGAATGAAATGGAGATATTTTGCACATATTATGTTTGCATTGTGAGGCCTCATGTtccaaaaaacacca
The Pyxicephalus adspersus chromosome 7, UCB_Pads_2.0, whole genome shotgun sequence genome window above contains:
- the LOC140334717 gene encoding LOW QUALITY PROTEIN: E3 ubiquitin/ISG15 ligase TRIM25-like (The sequence of the model RefSeq protein was modified relative to this genomic sequence to represent the inferred CDS: inserted 1 base in 1 codon); this encodes MAADGLREELNCSICLSLYKEPMYLRCGHNFCQDCIVIVLDTQKGSGVYSCPECREEYKERPPLGRNRKLCNIVDNFRSAHQEDAEVFCTYCDSSVPATKTCLTCEASFCSKHLKKHSKSADHILTEPTTSFEERKCSIHKEILKYYCVMDNTCICMSCWVAGDHKGHQVELLNQASEKMIEKLRESANKLNSEIQETEKRIQNLKNHRTEEKEKTFVVTKRVSDLFGDIRKQLDDTEKRFLAEISRQEEEVSQSVSNLIQKLEEQKDELSRKINQMEKLCNTQDPITVLKKQXNRDDISPEIGKPINAVHDVGCLDEGIISQMLHNGLLHFTDSLIDLKRKRQFSEMENSDILLDINTADNNIIISEDLKTATYSDTCQNRPEGPERFKSWQVLSTNSFTSGRHYWEVDVSGAEKWLTGVAAHSIERKINGNESWIGYNDKSWSLHVIETFGTMHNNIFKRLNSDSPVKSVGLYLDYEAGRLSFYQLCDPIRHLHTFTATFTEPLHAAFYLFKKCSIKIKKKRLQSSLFEERKCLQHKEILKYYCTLDNVCICMSCWVAGDHKGHQVELLNQASEKMIEKLRESANKLNSEIQETEKRIQNLKNHRTEEKEKTSVVTKRVSDLFGDIRKQLDDAEKRVLAEISRQEEEVSQSVSNLIQKLEEQKKKLSRKINQMEELCNTQDPMTILKKAPSSQETCGIINNVDNVKCLDEKMISQIITSLLHLTDSLIELKINRKLSVMEKSDILLDINTAHNNIIISEDLKTATYSDSCQNRPEGQERFKSHQVLSTNSFASGKHYWEVDVSGAEEWLIGVATHSIERKIVGNESFIGYNDKSWSLRDSLHVGYKNIFEKLNSDSPVKSVGIYLDYEAGRLSFYQLCDPIRHLHTFTATITEPLHAAFYLYKKCSIKIIK